One Diadema setosum chromosome 8, eeDiaSeto1, whole genome shotgun sequence genomic window carries:
- the LOC140231939 gene encoding uncharacterized protein — MKRVIAVILVLSLVGSSLADNPRLRKKSARPEGLDLERGFGAAPEEIRAKYERAKSLVGAAGSHYMALRNKFAEEARAAAMAPDQLGENLHARMETAARQIKKIGNHQLLKSRFEKLARKQQE, encoded by the exons atgaagCGCGTGATTGCTGTCATTCTCGTACTAAGTCTCGTCGGGTCTTCCCTGGCCGACAACCCACGTCTACGCAAGAAATCGGCAAGACCAGAAGGGCTGGATCTGGAG AGAGGGTTTGGCGCGGCTCCTGAGGAAATTCGTGCCAAGTACGAGAGGGCTAAATCTCTGGTCGGCGCCGCTGGCAGCCACTACATGGCCCTGAGAAACAAGTTCGCCGAGGAAGCCAGGGCCGCTGCTATGGCGCCGGACCAGCTCGGCGAGAACCTGCACGCCAGGATGGAAACGGCCGCCAGGCAGATCAAGAAGATCGGAAACCATCAGCTGCTGAAGTCTCGTTTCGAGAAGCTCGCCAGGAAGCAGCAAGAGTAA
- the LOC140231882 gene encoding uncharacterized protein isoform X1, with the protein MPEKPDERVVSCRRLSLKRTAKANMAGAHDNACQRRGCTPIESDFRQSACTFSELYRLREENFDLRREIQRLDFALRITRDLLQEYQLNEKSVCQPPSFSSHKPTGLVIEGDPIFTDTSSLRTVPRMSRTNPRSTYEDEVEHALAFHAPQFSRQGGSASDIYFGNTSPSSRRESQERTTCGSSPPPSHVTPGVGFSTNEMSSGFLAAPTVSSASPSTSTSSPLRPRDAANSFPSVSSTASPSPTAHPQQQSRGGSARRKDRLKFALGSQSMIGAKSQRQHEGKPSRTSEAIRQQLLQNAYDVIQNSGGRYVKR; encoded by the exons ATGCCTGAGAAGCCTGACGAGAGAGTGGTAAG CTGTAGAAGGCTATCTCTAAAGAGGACAGCAAAGGCAAACATGGCAGGAGCCCACGATAACGCCTGTCAACGTAGAGGGTGTACTCCCATCGAATCTGATTTTCGGCAAAGTGCCTGCACATTTTCGGAACTGTATCGTCTGCGCGAAGAGAACTTTGATTTACGCCGGGAAATCCAGAGATTGGATTTTGCTCTCCGTATCACGAGAGACCTTCTCCAAGAATACCAG CTGAATGAAAAATCTGTTTGTCAGCCTCCTTCCTTCAGTTCACACAAACCTACTGGTCTAGTCATCGAAGGCGATCCCATCTTCACGGACACGTCATCCCTCAGGACAGTCCCTCGGATGTCGAGGACGAACCCGAGATCGACGTACGAAGATGAAGTCGAACACGCTCTAGCTTTTCATGCTCCCCAGTTCTCTCGACAAGGTGGTTCGGCATCAGATATATACTTTGGGAACACTTCTCCAAGCAGCAGGCGAGAGAGTCAGGAAAGAACTACCTGTGGGtcttccccacccccttctcACGTTACCCCAGGCGTTGGCTTTTCGACCAATGAGATGAGTTCTGGCTTCTTAGCCGCGCCCACAGTTTCGTCAGCATCGCCCTCGACGTCAACGTCGTCACCACTTCGTCCTAGAGACGCAGCGAACTCTTTTCCCTCTGTGAGTAGTACCGCCTCACCTTCACCTACTGCCCACCCACAACAGCAGTCCCGTGGTGGGAGCGCACGCCGGAAGGACAGGCTTAAATTCGCTCTTGGAAGTCAGTCGATGATTGGTGCAAAGTCTCAGAGACAACATGAAGGCAAGCCCTCACGAACGAGCGAGGCTATTCGTCAACAGCTTCTGCAAAATGCATATGACGTGATACAAAACTCCGGGGGGAGATACGTGAAGCGATAG
- the LOC140231882 gene encoding uncharacterized protein isoform X2 — protein MAGAHDNACQRRGCTPIESDFRQSACTFSELYRLREENFDLRREIQRLDFALRITRDLLQEYQLNEKSVCQPPSFSSHKPTGLVIEGDPIFTDTSSLRTVPRMSRTNPRSTYEDEVEHALAFHAPQFSRQGGSASDIYFGNTSPSSRRESQERTTCGSSPPPSHVTPGVGFSTNEMSSGFLAAPTVSSASPSTSTSSPLRPRDAANSFPSVSSTASPSPTAHPQQQSRGGSARRKDRLKFALGSQSMIGAKSQRQHEGKPSRTSEAIRQQLLQNAYDVIQNSGGRYVKR, from the exons ATGGCAGGAGCCCACGATAACGCCTGTCAACGTAGAGGGTGTACTCCCATCGAATCTGATTTTCGGCAAAGTGCCTGCACATTTTCGGAACTGTATCGTCTGCGCGAAGAGAACTTTGATTTACGCCGGGAAATCCAGAGATTGGATTTTGCTCTCCGTATCACGAGAGACCTTCTCCAAGAATACCAG CTGAATGAAAAATCTGTTTGTCAGCCTCCTTCCTTCAGTTCACACAAACCTACTGGTCTAGTCATCGAAGGCGATCCCATCTTCACGGACACGTCATCCCTCAGGACAGTCCCTCGGATGTCGAGGACGAACCCGAGATCGACGTACGAAGATGAAGTCGAACACGCTCTAGCTTTTCATGCTCCCCAGTTCTCTCGACAAGGTGGTTCGGCATCAGATATATACTTTGGGAACACTTCTCCAAGCAGCAGGCGAGAGAGTCAGGAAAGAACTACCTGTGGGtcttccccacccccttctcACGTTACCCCAGGCGTTGGCTTTTCGACCAATGAGATGAGTTCTGGCTTCTTAGCCGCGCCCACAGTTTCGTCAGCATCGCCCTCGACGTCAACGTCGTCACCACTTCGTCCTAGAGACGCAGCGAACTCTTTTCCCTCTGTGAGTAGTACCGCCTCACCTTCACCTACTGCCCACCCACAACAGCAGTCCCGTGGTGGGAGCGCACGCCGGAAGGACAGGCTTAAATTCGCTCTTGGAAGTCAGTCGATGATTGGTGCAAAGTCTCAGAGACAACATGAAGGCAAGCCCTCACGAACGAGCGAGGCTATTCGTCAACAGCTTCTGCAAAATGCATATGACGTGATACAAAACTCCGGGGGGAGATACGTGAAGCGATAG